In Nilaparvata lugens isolate BPH chromosome 5, ASM1435652v1, whole genome shotgun sequence, the following proteins share a genomic window:
- the LOC111045292 gene encoding zinc finger X-chromosomal protein isoform X2, producing MDVECGKEAQLQCPYFECFKCKQCGKSYRHRSSLNKHVKNECGKDPQMQCPYCSHRTKHKGNLKSHIVAKHLTNF from the exons ATGGATGTGGAATGTGGGAAGGAAGCTCAGCTGCAATGTCCTTACT ttgAATGTTTCAAATGCAAGCAATGTGGGAAGAGTTACCGACACAGGAGTAGTCTGAACAAACATGTGAAGAATGAGTGTGGCAAGGACCCTCAAATGCAGTGTCCATACTGCTCTCACCGCACCAAGCACAAAGGAAATCTTAAATCACACATTGTAGCCAAACATCTCACCAATTTCTAG
- the LOC111045292 gene encoding longitudinals lacking protein isoform X1 produces MIFAKKSTNFIERLEMDLIKMWGFQLMHFAFKNINLLSRVNVECFKCKQCGKSYRHRSSLNKHVKNECGKDPQMQCPYCSHRTKHKGNLKSHIVAKHLTNF; encoded by the exons ATGATATTTGCTAAGAAATCCACCAATTTTATTGAGAGATTAGAGATGGACTTGATAAAGATGTGGGGTTTTCAGTTGATGCATTTTGCATTCAAAAATATCAACCTTTTATCTCGTGTAAATG ttgAATGTTTCAAATGCAAGCAATGTGGGAAGAGTTACCGACACAGGAGTAGTCTGAACAAACATGTGAAGAATGAGTGTGGCAAGGACCCTCAAATGCAGTGTCCATACTGCTCTCACCGCACCAAGCACAAAGGAAATCTTAAATCACACATTGTAGCCAAACATCTCACCAATTTCTAG